One Glutamicibacter mishrai genomic window carries:
- a CDS encoding DUF6270 domain-containing protein translates to MVQTSGDATLPIKVAVIGSCVTRDVFNRQFCPSYKMFFECGSSLIQGSLISFVSGPFTVPEADLAQLKDSIVKDIRSEMTREVNSYIATEKPEYIIFDFFGDIRFGAAQLKDATFVTRNQWKLTKTDFYKENLLREFRPQSEQYFDLWTEAATEAVNYIRRVSPNSKLVLHDVEFVTKYREKNGQAKEMGNASALHAMNVWWRKLNTYFSENFADEVICVRNDDTMSFVGHPWGVYGVHYQLQYHADFLNELTRMALTHARSSQRALV, encoded by the coding sequence ATGGTTCAAACCTCAGGCGATGCCACACTACCAATCAAAGTAGCAGTTATTGGCAGCTGCGTAACCAGAGATGTGTTCAATCGGCAGTTCTGCCCGAGCTATAAGATGTTCTTTGAATGCGGTTCGAGCCTTATCCAGGGGTCGCTGATCTCTTTCGTTTCCGGCCCGTTCACTGTTCCTGAAGCTGATCTAGCCCAGCTCAAGGACAGTATCGTGAAGGACATCAGGTCAGAGATGACCCGTGAAGTAAATTCTTACATCGCCACCGAAAAGCCGGAATACATTATCTTCGATTTCTTCGGAGATATACGATTCGGTGCCGCACAGCTGAAGGATGCAACTTTCGTCACCCGTAATCAGTGGAAACTCACTAAAACTGATTTCTACAAAGAAAACCTCCTCCGTGAATTCCGCCCACAGTCGGAACAGTACTTTGACCTGTGGACGGAAGCAGCGACTGAAGCGGTGAACTACATTCGCAGAGTATCGCCAAACAGCAAGCTGGTTCTTCACGACGTTGAGTTCGTGACGAAGTACCGAGAGAAAAACGGACAAGCCAAAGAAATGGGTAATGCCTCCGCGTTGCATGCCATGAACGTTTGGTGGCGGAAGCTCAACACCTACTTTTCAGAAAATTTTGCTGATGAAGTCATCTGCGTTCGGAACGACGACACCATGAGTTTCGTAGGGCACCCCTGGGGTGTTTACGGAGTGCATTACCAGCTCCAATATCATGCGGATTTCTTGAACGAACTTACGCGCATGGCTCTTACTCATGCTCGTTCGAGCCAACGTGCCTTAGTTTAG
- a CDS encoding glycosyltransferase, producing MTKVKRISRRIKNLAKREVQSYWRNLPIMEKSVLFESYSGNGMLCHPEAIFRYMLERPEYSDFKFTWVLNDIHRYESITKDFESYSNVSFVKYGSLEYHRKLSTSKYLVNNVSFPAPFVKRDGQVYLNTWHGVPLKKMGYDIAGRPEDAKNIVRNFLAADYLLSSSPAMTDVMYSKAFKLQGIYEGQILEEGNPRTDRQQTNAQPELEFRSLMENYGVRVDDREIILYAPTWKGESYFSPHNDAASLKGLIDIIEEGIDSTKYQVLLKAHQVVSAAVSEDADLKDYLIPNGIPTNVALGATSILVTDYSSIFYDFLSTGRPVVFYIPDIDDYRRYRDLYVDPEDLPGRVTNSATGLVEAITLELASGKNDSPIADAYKQSREKYVPYDDGRSTERVVNAVFRGGEARSIRLSSNDKLKILLYAGGLIPNGITTSALNLLDNIDYSRFDVTVLCPYNAQNAKQHIYAQINPNARVLFRFGTFTSGYLDNALRLRVLKYGNDSLIAKLPTQKKLWETEWRRCFGNAKFDHMIDFSGYTAFWGMLFLHGPESKKSIWLHNDLAADALRSVEGDTPLKDGLYSTFSIYRKFDNLVSVSQGLNDINRLSLAKWAPRSNFSWASNTVNEEKIRQMAALDDGSGSTSYELDRHHRSMMMGDLVQRLIDPARPALKEIAASVDSGRAFFTFFSAGRLSPEKNHIRLVRAFARVHKRFPATRLVIAGDGPLKKLIRQEIVSLGLTESVKLVGHIKNPYQLMSLSDAFVLSSDYEGQPMVLLEALVLGVPVITTSFGSVKGALPKNVGRIVAPTVDDLAAGMITQIESDGEVVDFDVVSYNKRAITEFEQILLP from the coding sequence ATGACAAAAGTAAAGCGAATTTCGCGTCGAATTAAGAACTTAGCCAAACGTGAAGTTCAGTCGTACTGGCGAAATCTTCCGATTATGGAAAAATCGGTATTGTTCGAGTCTTATTCTGGCAATGGGATGCTTTGCCATCCTGAGGCAATTTTTCGTTACATGCTGGAAAGACCAGAATACAGCGACTTCAAATTTACATGGGTTCTCAACGACATTCATCGCTATGAGTCTATTACAAAGGATTTTGAATCCTACTCTAACGTTTCGTTTGTCAAGTATGGATCTCTTGAGTATCATCGCAAACTTTCGACATCAAAGTATCTCGTTAACAACGTTAGCTTCCCGGCACCTTTTGTTAAAAGAGATGGGCAGGTATATCTCAATACTTGGCACGGTGTTCCTCTGAAAAAAATGGGCTATGACATTGCGGGGCGACCTGAAGATGCAAAAAATATAGTCCGTAATTTCCTCGCGGCAGACTACCTTTTATCGTCATCTCCCGCGATGACAGATGTAATGTATTCGAAAGCATTCAAGCTCCAAGGCATATATGAAGGGCAGATACTAGAAGAAGGAAATCCGCGAACGGACCGTCAGCAGACGAATGCTCAGCCAGAGCTGGAATTTCGGTCGTTGATGGAGAACTATGGTGTTCGGGTTGATGACCGAGAAATTATTCTTTACGCACCTACGTGGAAGGGCGAATCGTATTTTAGTCCTCACAATGATGCCGCAAGTCTAAAGGGCCTGATCGATATCATCGAAGAGGGCATTGATAGCACGAAATACCAGGTCCTCCTTAAAGCCCATCAGGTAGTCTCCGCCGCAGTGAGCGAAGATGCGGATCTCAAGGATTACTTAATTCCGAATGGTATTCCTACAAATGTGGCGTTAGGCGCTACGTCCATCTTGGTCACCGACTATTCGAGTATTTTCTACGACTTCTTGAGTACTGGTCGTCCTGTAGTCTTCTACATCCCTGATATTGATGACTACCGACGGTATAGGGATCTGTACGTTGATCCAGAGGACTTGCCGGGACGTGTAACTAATTCTGCTACCGGCCTAGTGGAGGCAATCACTTTAGAGCTAGCGTCCGGGAAGAATGATTCGCCTATTGCTGATGCCTATAAACAAAGTCGGGAAAAGTACGTACCCTACGATGATGGTCGCAGCACGGAACGTGTGGTGAACGCCGTCTTTAGGGGCGGCGAAGCGCGGTCAATACGACTATCGAGTAACGATAAGCTGAAGATTCTTTTATACGCTGGCGGTTTGATACCAAATGGCATAACCACCTCTGCCTTGAATTTGTTGGATAACATCGACTATTCGCGGTTCGATGTAACTGTGTTGTGTCCATACAATGCGCAGAACGCCAAACAGCATATTTATGCTCAAATTAATCCCAACGCTAGAGTTCTGTTCAGGTTTGGAACGTTTACCAGTGGCTACCTGGATAATGCATTACGTCTACGGGTTTTGAAATATGGTAATGATTCGCTTATTGCCAAACTTCCAACTCAAAAGAAACTTTGGGAAACCGAATGGCGTCGCTGTTTCGGGAATGCGAAGTTTGATCACATGATTGATTTTAGTGGCTACACGGCCTTTTGGGGAATGCTTTTCTTGCATGGGCCGGAATCAAAAAAATCTATATGGCTCCATAACGATTTGGCTGCCGATGCTTTGCGCTCGGTGGAGGGGGATACCCCACTTAAGGATGGCCTCTATTCGACATTTTCAATTTATCGGAAATTTGATAATTTAGTCTCTGTTTCTCAAGGGCTAAATGACATAAATAGGTTATCCTTAGCTAAATGGGCACCGCGTTCAAATTTCTCGTGGGCATCAAACACGGTGAACGAAGAGAAGATCCGCCAAATGGCGGCCCTGGATGACGGCTCGGGGTCAACAAGTTATGAACTGGATCGACATCATAGGAGCATGATGATGGGCGATCTAGTACAGAGACTAATAGATCCTGCACGCCCCGCTCTTAAGGAAATTGCTGCTTCAGTTGATTCAGGTAGAGCCTTCTTCACATTCTTTTCCGCCGGCCGGTTGTCACCGGAAAAGAATCACATCAGACTTGTTCGCGCTTTTGCCCGCGTGCACAAACGGTTTCCAGCCACCAGACTTGTTATTGCAGGCGATGGACCGTTGAAGAAACTGATCAGGCAAGAGATTGTTAGCCTCGGGCTTACAGAATCGGTCAAACTAGTTGGACACATAAAAAACCCGTACCAGCTCATGTCCCTGTCTGATGCTTTCGTGCTTTCTAGTGACTATGAAGGTCAGCCGATGGTGTTATTAGAGGCTCTCGTTTTAGGAGTTCCTGTGATAACCACTTCCTTCGGTTCGGTTAAGGGCGCCCTGCCAAAGAATGTAGGCAGAATTGTTGCGCCAACCGTTGACGATTTAGCAGCCGGGATGATTACTCAAATCGAATCCGATGGGGAAGTCGTAGACTTTGACGTCGTTAGTTACAACAAGCGAGCCATTACTGAATTTGAGCAAATCTTGCTGCCGTAA
- a CDS encoding CDP-glycerol glycerophosphotransferase family protein encodes MMVIKDLFAEATIKHGQLLGKAGKWAEALDEFKKAAKIVGSVDGRVNYLVGNAYFQLKNLPESLLWTKKALSLVPDNYSWNIRLGALYEQTKRHTDAADAYEYAVALQPGNIDALTRLARAYSSSKRHADAREVLANAIHMGSADKSISTAYVSNSLKNSPTWQKIEALQYGLQLEPANASWLERLGAELASLNRYAESAEAHSKAIAAGSKSLANACGLVRSSRECGRADLEADGLELIRALKPGEDPMSVVAQYYQSKGHWPDAYRFYKDAARDSIDPASNLYNTGLAADRNNAWAEASEWFREALEEDPDKPARHYRMGLALERQERYKDAAQAYDAAIRFLGKDQPYWSFRLAFVLWSANDIEGALQEFLKSLPGQANLVEHVMTLESIELGAYDAELFEAHLLRLIERNDFKVLHDRGVKMLKAGHYEIALRYLTEACRRDPEQNGIWFFHKALAAHRLGLADLAISSFLQTRVFVRADGIAAEQYLKAKWRRDIMEYVSLQESTELDDQAVLYESYFGGKISCNPLALYRELAQRPGYATTRHYWVVTSETKVPEDVRQNPNVILVPRGSRLYLKLLASAGYLINNVTFPHYFVRREGQRYLNTWHGTPLKTLGKDIGTGFMEHANVSRNFLQATELLAPNDHTRNVLIDRYDISGLYSGRILRTGTPRIDQMLSATPSEKDALRTELGIPEGKKVIFYAPTWRGSLNTKHFDTESLIRDLGVMGDVDGTVLLFRAHHMTEAIIGKTELPAITVPENIASESVLAISDVLITDYSSIFFDFMPMKKPIIYHVPDLDEYKAERGLYFDFDELPGTVTQTPTELMDCIKSSLSQDVAADVSYSNAIASFSAQENGSSAKRTVDAFFGDDTTFIETLRADEKKVLLFHQSLLPNGITSAFINMLNAIDPSMYRVVFLFDPAPFSKEPLRMDKFAMLPEHVQKIARVGAHLVSLEERWVIDKFNAWNAWGSQEQEQIYQGGFAREFERIFGQAKFDAVIEFDGYAPFWSALLGSAARSKKKIAFMHNRIYAEWTTKYPELAGTMKINKWYDKLLSVSAATNDINRDELGHIFDIPASNFRPINNLINFELLYEETNKPLDSDIQAFLNGATETWLSIGRMSPEKAHLKLFKAFRRHLEVVPGAKLVLLGDGPLRVELEAYVSANNLGPSILLAGQRSNPFAVMRAVDAFVLASDHEGQPMVLLEALTLGLPVLATDIVGNRGILEPGYGLLVENSVEGLSHGFQVTLDSAKDFVKFDVVNYCDESLTSALSEFVGLDA; translated from the coding sequence ATGATGGTTATCAAAGATCTGTTCGCAGAGGCGACAATCAAACATGGTCAGCTACTTGGCAAGGCTGGCAAATGGGCTGAGGCTCTTGACGAGTTCAAGAAGGCTGCAAAGATCGTCGGTAGTGTCGATGGCCGAGTCAATTATCTTGTCGGTAACGCTTATTTTCAGTTGAAGAACCTTCCAGAGTCCTTATTGTGGACGAAGAAAGCGCTATCACTCGTTCCTGATAACTATTCGTGGAATATTCGTTTGGGAGCTCTTTACGAACAAACTAAACGCCATACTGATGCGGCCGATGCTTATGAGTATGCTGTTGCTCTTCAGCCAGGAAATATTGATGCGCTCACTAGACTCGCCAGAGCGTATTCAAGTTCAAAACGACATGCCGATGCTAGAGAAGTACTTGCCAACGCAATACATATGGGTTCAGCAGATAAATCCATTTCTACGGCTTACGTATCTAATTCTCTGAAAAATAGTCCGACGTGGCAGAAAATTGAAGCTCTGCAGTACGGACTCCAGCTCGAACCCGCGAACGCCAGCTGGCTCGAACGCCTCGGGGCGGAGCTTGCCTCCCTCAATAGATATGCTGAGAGCGCTGAAGCCCATTCAAAGGCTATTGCAGCAGGTTCAAAGAGCTTGGCTAATGCTTGTGGGTTGGTTCGTTCGAGCAGGGAATGCGGGCGGGCTGACCTCGAAGCAGATGGATTGGAGCTAATCCGAGCTCTGAAACCTGGGGAAGACCCTATGTCGGTAGTAGCCCAGTACTATCAAAGCAAGGGTCATTGGCCGGATGCTTACAGGTTCTATAAAGATGCTGCGCGTGACTCCATTGATCCGGCTTCGAATTTGTATAACACCGGTCTTGCTGCCGACCGAAACAATGCATGGGCGGAAGCTTCTGAGTGGTTCCGCGAAGCACTGGAAGAAGATCCCGACAAGCCTGCGCGACACTACCGCATGGGACTCGCGCTAGAGCGTCAAGAACGCTACAAAGATGCGGCTCAAGCATACGACGCTGCAATTCGATTCCTGGGCAAGGACCAACCGTACTGGAGCTTCCGGCTGGCATTTGTCCTATGGTCCGCCAATGATATTGAAGGAGCGTTACAAGAGTTCTTGAAGAGTCTGCCAGGGCAGGCGAACCTAGTTGAGCACGTCATGACCCTGGAAAGTATAGAGCTCGGTGCATATGACGCTGAGTTATTTGAAGCGCACCTGTTGCGGTTGATCGAGCGCAATGACTTCAAAGTACTTCACGACCGTGGCGTCAAGATGCTTAAAGCTGGCCACTATGAAATCGCTCTGAGGTATTTGACTGAAGCTTGCCGTAGGGATCCGGAACAAAATGGGATTTGGTTCTTCCATAAAGCCCTAGCTGCACACCGTTTGGGGCTGGCAGACCTAGCCATCTCTTCGTTCTTGCAGACGCGAGTTTTTGTTCGTGCTGACGGCATTGCGGCCGAACAGTACCTTAAAGCCAAATGGCGTCGCGACATCATGGAGTACGTCTCGTTACAAGAATCTACTGAACTGGATGATCAGGCCGTTCTGTACGAGAGCTACTTCGGTGGGAAGATCTCTTGTAACCCATTAGCTCTATATCGTGAATTGGCTCAAAGGCCAGGATACGCAACGACGAGGCATTATTGGGTAGTTACTTCGGAAACAAAAGTACCAGAGGACGTACGGCAAAATCCGAATGTTATTCTTGTGCCGCGGGGCAGCCGCCTCTATCTAAAATTGCTCGCGTCTGCTGGCTATTTGATCAACAACGTCACTTTCCCTCACTACTTTGTGAGGCGAGAAGGTCAGCGCTATCTCAATACGTGGCATGGCACCCCGCTAAAGACCCTGGGCAAGGACATCGGCACTGGGTTCATGGAACATGCGAATGTAAGCCGCAATTTTCTTCAGGCAACCGAGCTGTTAGCACCAAACGATCACACCCGAAACGTATTGATTGATCGGTACGACATTTCTGGATTGTATTCTGGACGGATCCTCCGAACTGGTACGCCGCGCATTGATCAGATGCTGTCCGCGACGCCTTCCGAGAAAGACGCATTGAGGACTGAGCTGGGCATTCCAGAAGGTAAGAAGGTTATTTTCTATGCGCCAACGTGGCGTGGATCGCTCAATACCAAGCATTTCGATACTGAATCGTTGATTCGCGATTTGGGGGTTATGGGAGATGTCGATGGAACGGTCCTATTATTCAGGGCTCACCACATGACCGAGGCCATAATCGGTAAGACGGAATTGCCCGCGATCACGGTTCCAGAAAACATTGCCTCGGAGTCGGTATTAGCGATCTCTGATGTCTTGATTACTGACTACTCCAGTATCTTCTTTGACTTCATGCCAATGAAAAAGCCCATCATTTACCACGTCCCAGATCTCGATGAGTACAAAGCTGAACGTGGATTGTATTTTGACTTTGATGAGCTGCCTGGAACTGTCACTCAGACACCGACGGAGCTTATGGACTGCATCAAATCTTCACTTTCGCAAGACGTTGCGGCAGACGTTTCATATTCGAATGCCATAGCAAGTTTTTCTGCTCAGGAAAATGGTTCGTCAGCCAAACGCACTGTCGATGCATTTTTTGGAGACGACACGACTTTCATCGAAACTCTCCGAGCGGATGAAAAGAAAGTGCTGTTGTTCCATCAGAGCCTCCTCCCGAACGGGATTACGTCGGCGTTTATCAATATGCTTAACGCAATTGATCCGTCCATGTATCGTGTAGTGTTCCTTTTCGACCCGGCACCTTTCAGCAAGGAACCACTTCGCATGGACAAATTTGCGATGTTGCCTGAGCATGTGCAAAAGATTGCCCGGGTTGGAGCGCATTTGGTGTCTCTGGAAGAACGATGGGTAATCGACAAGTTCAATGCATGGAACGCCTGGGGATCGCAAGAACAAGAGCAGATCTATCAAGGCGGTTTTGCAAGAGAATTTGAGCGGATTTTCGGTCAAGCGAAGTTTGACGCAGTAATTGAATTCGATGGTTATGCGCCATTCTGGTCTGCGTTGTTAGGTTCTGCTGCACGATCTAAGAAAAAGATCGCATTTATGCACAATCGTATTTACGCAGAATGGACCACGAAATATCCCGAGCTTGCGGGCACCATGAAGATTAATAAGTGGTATGACAAACTGCTGTCTGTCTCTGCGGCAACTAACGACATCAATAGAGATGAACTGGGGCACATCTTTGACATCCCGGCCTCTAACTTCCGGCCGATCAATAATTTAATCAATTTTGAACTTCTCTATGAAGAGACGAACAAGCCTCTAGATAGCGACATTCAAGCCTTCTTGAACGGAGCGACTGAGACGTGGTTGAGCATTGGGAGAATGTCACCAGAGAAAGCTCATTTGAAACTCTTCAAGGCTTTCCGGCGACACCTTGAGGTTGTTCCAGGGGCGAAATTGGTCTTGCTAGGGGACGGACCCCTACGCGTTGAGCTTGAAGCGTATGTGTCTGCGAATAACCTTGGTCCATCTATCCTTCTGGCCGGCCAGCGTTCTAATCCATTTGCGGTTATGCGAGCTGTAGATGCGTTTGTCTTGGCATCTGACCACGAGGGCCAGCCTATGGTTTTGCTGGAGGCCCTAACTCTCGGACTACCAGTTCTTGCGACTGACATAGTGGGAAACCGTGGCATACTCGAGCCAGGTTACGGACTACTTGTGGAGAATTCGGTAGAGGGCCTTTCGCACGGATTCCAAGTAACACTGGACTCCGCCAAGGATTTCGTTAAATTTGACGTAGTCAATTATTGTGATGAGTCATTGACTTCAGCTCTATCTGAATTTGTCGGTCTGGACGCATAG
- a CDS encoding XcbB/CpsF family capsular polysaccharide biosynthesis protein, translating into MERTGNVLKLDSAELGDLLQLLKTDLSPRFIHVDLRAMNVEQSFSRIALHNSVFREAIVTMAQSAYYAYAQRGSVTSFVHESRLDGLWNPLKDGTYRRAEDGTVYKLEEPLQTPTRPRLLVLFSSMPPDLFTPSLSRYFTTNFNSIAKFSNKETYILRIADVGGVIGNFYLDTLALPKNTQNIGTLIRDVMAQNGVQPEDVVLLGSSKGGTGALYHGVSLGLKFVAVDPILSDAHYWNKHNDIHFTNNSLFPRRKDEIFTQLLAQNDIDGAEEGTQCVIYSRRSPQHKYIHDQFLSLTDNGIFIDVDSPEIKDHPDVAPNALHVTTTIATTMLAGVGLKNGRSIVK; encoded by the coding sequence ATGGAACGAACTGGTAATGTCCTCAAGCTCGATTCGGCCGAACTTGGCGACCTGTTGCAGCTGCTGAAAACGGATTTGTCTCCGCGCTTTATCCATGTGGATTTGCGAGCAATGAATGTGGAACAGAGCTTCTCTCGCATAGCTTTGCACAACTCCGTTTTCCGTGAAGCAATAGTCACAATGGCGCAAAGCGCGTACTACGCGTACGCACAGCGCGGATCTGTAACAAGTTTTGTACACGAAAGCCGGCTCGACGGACTCTGGAATCCATTGAAGGATGGTACTTACCGTAGGGCAGAAGACGGTACTGTTTACAAGCTAGAAGAACCGTTGCAAACACCAACGCGCCCACGATTGCTAGTTTTGTTCTCATCCATGCCGCCAGACCTATTCACGCCGAGCCTCAGCCGGTACTTTACTACTAACTTCAACTCGATTGCGAAATTTAGTAATAAAGAAACTTATATTCTGAGAATTGCTGATGTAGGCGGGGTAATTGGAAATTTCTATCTTGATACTCTGGCTCTCCCGAAAAACACGCAAAATATCGGAACTCTAATTAGAGACGTGATGGCTCAAAATGGAGTTCAACCAGAAGATGTTGTACTTCTAGGATCGTCAAAAGGCGGTACTGGAGCCCTTTATCACGGTGTATCGCTTGGTTTGAAATTCGTTGCTGTGGATCCAATTCTTTCGGATGCTCACTACTGGAATAAGCACAACGATATTCATTTCACCAACAATTCTTTGTTCCCTCGGCGTAAGGATGAGATATTCACGCAACTCCTTGCCCAAAATGACATAGATGGTGCGGAAGAGGGGACCCAATGCGTAATTTATTCGCGCCGGTCTCCGCAACATAAATACATTCATGATCAGTTCTTATCTTTGACTGACAACGGGATCTTCATCGATGTGGATAGTCCGGAGATCAAGGATCATCCGGATGTGGCCCCGAATGCACTCCACGTCACGACCACCATAGCCACCACTATGCTTGCGGGGGTTGGTTTGAAAAACGGACGTTCTATTGTGAAGTAA
- a CDS encoding NYN domain-containing protein, whose protein sequence is MMNQTAIFIDAGFLLSLGGHRAAGTTLRSAFTTHYESLVRGIVQTVKKNTGLNNLRVYWYDASKDGLFTEQHKRIGLIPGVKVRLGRISYNGEQKGVDLRLALDLVGVARNRSASIAYLVSGDDDLAEAVEEAQDLGMKVVLLGVAKSDSRLGVASVAEHLALTADYIETIPNQLLDSAFTKVLEWDQHHSEKTSIIANAPTEVPTSMAPKPFAPTPAVMAQKTTAKAQTPTASSAEVVYSSGGEQPGYKGNAAYEQQELKVAEEIGAKVAKSWLAFTTQSEVVELMADKPQLPPEIDRTLLKDCAQVLGEWKTDQQTIRRTLRSAFWEYLAKIM, encoded by the coding sequence ATGATGAACCAAACTGCCATTTTCATAGATGCTGGATTTTTACTTTCACTAGGCGGACACCGTGCTGCTGGTACAACTTTACGGTCTGCGTTTACGACGCACTATGAGTCATTAGTTCGCGGCATTGTGCAAACGGTGAAGAAGAATACCGGCCTTAATAACCTACGCGTTTACTGGTATGACGCATCTAAAGACGGTCTGTTTACTGAGCAGCATAAAAGGATCGGGCTGATACCGGGAGTAAAGGTGCGTCTGGGACGTATCTCGTACAACGGTGAGCAAAAAGGCGTAGATCTACGTTTGGCTCTGGACCTTGTTGGAGTGGCTAGGAATCGATCCGCTTCGATTGCGTACCTAGTATCTGGCGATGATGACCTCGCTGAGGCTGTAGAGGAGGCCCAGGATCTCGGCATGAAAGTGGTGCTCCTGGGCGTAGCAAAGTCCGACAGCAGGCTAGGGGTTGCTTCAGTGGCTGAGCACTTGGCTTTGACCGCGGACTATATCGAAACCATTCCAAATCAACTGCTCGATAGCGCGTTCACAAAAGTTTTGGAGTGGGACCAGCACCACTCCGAGAAGACCTCAATTATTGCCAACGCACCGACTGAAGTCCCGACTTCGATGGCACCTAAGCCTTTCGCTCCAACGCCTGCTGTAATGGCCCAGAAAACAACTGCGAAGGCACAGACTCCAACTGCGTCCAGTGCCGAAGTCGTTTACTCAAGTGGCGGCGAGCAGCCGGGTTACAAAGGCAACGCTGCCTACGAGCAACAAGAACTTAAAGTGGCCGAAGAAATCGGTGCAAAGGTTGCCAAGTCCTGGCTTGCATTTACGACTCAGTCTGAAGTTGTTGAGCTCATGGCCGATAAGCCACAGCTGCCACCTGAAATCGATAGGACATTGCTGAAGGACTGTGCTCAAGTCCTGGGGGAGTGGAAGACTGATCAACAGACCATCCGCAGAACCTTACGCAGTGCCTTCTGGGAGTATCTAGCAAAGATCATGTGA